A portion of the Sulfurospirillum diekertiae genome contains these proteins:
- a CDS encoding chemotaxis protein: MTQEELDALMAGDLDEMDETAPQEESIAQEEETEGSNALNEQEEHDKATTQMMNEYRTSSTMSWPPPPPTDDHKMVHQLDDVTKDSEIKATQVFDKLEIVNNFMLSAEDNAKEVIKLIESNITLFETLVSKFPKIDQFQKALDDNKGMKERVEDLLMNAQMAEDEIMMTMDIMQYQDIHRQKIERVINVMRALSKYMSALFEGSKDDTNRVSSAVHIHGDTTTEDVVSNEDIEALIASLGKK; the protein is encoded by the coding sequence ATGACGCAAGAGGAACTTGATGCTTTGATGGCGGGCGATTTAGACGAAATGGACGAAACTGCACCCCAAGAGGAAAGCATCGCCCAAGAAGAAGAGACAGAGGGGAGTAATGCTTTAAATGAGCAAGAAGAGCACGACAAAGCTACGACCCAAATGATGAATGAGTATAGAACATCATCTACAATGTCTTGGCCACCACCACCACCAACAGATGATCACAAAATGGTACATCAACTGGATGATGTGACCAAAGACTCTGAAATTAAAGCAACTCAGGTATTTGACAAACTTGAAATCGTAAATAACTTTATGCTGAGTGCAGAAGATAATGCGAAAGAGGTCATTAAACTCATTGAGTCTAATATCACTCTTTTTGAAACATTGGTATCAAAATTTCCTAAAATTGATCAATTCCAAAAAGCATTGGATGATAACAAAGGGATGAAAGAACGTGTTGAAGATCTTTTAATGAATGCCCAAATGGCTGAAGATGAGATCATGATGACGATGGATATTATGCAATACCAAGATATTCACCGCCAAAAAATTGAACGTGTTATCAACGTCATGCGTGCGCTTTCAAAATACATGAGTGCGTTGTTTGAAGGCTCCAAAGATGATACAAATCGTGTTAGTTCAGCCGTACATATTCATGGTGATACAACAACAGAAGATGTTGTGAGCAATGAAGATATTGAAGCGTTGATCGCTAGTTTAGGAAAGAAATAG
- a CDS encoding histidinol-phosphatase has protein sequence MLIDLHNHTPLCNHAEGSIEEFVQAALLQKIDVFGFSDHAPMGFDEDYRMSFSQMANYERDVLHVKEKYQDQIKILLAYEVDFLQGYIDERVLQRNVDYFIGSVHYLGSWGFDNPEFIGEYRTQNIDEVWERYFAAITDMAKSGLFDIVGHLDLIKVFNYLPKKDVRMIAKEAIKAIKKANMAIELNAAGFRKPVGEQYPSHPLLELIAEHDIPITFGSDAHTIDHIGFLQDELRVIAKNYGYKKCATYESRDRILVNF, from the coding sequence ATGTTGATTGATCTTCACAACCATACCCCTTTGTGTAACCATGCGGAAGGGAGTATAGAAGAGTTCGTGCAAGCGGCTCTACTTCAAAAGATAGATGTTTTTGGCTTTTCGGATCATGCTCCCATGGGCTTTGATGAAGACTACAGAATGAGCTTTTCACAAATGGCAAATTATGAGCGTGATGTTTTACATGTAAAAGAAAAGTACCAAGACCAGATCAAAATTCTACTTGCTTATGAAGTAGATTTCTTGCAAGGTTATATTGATGAGCGTGTTCTTCAACGTAATGTTGATTATTTTATAGGCTCCGTGCATTATCTGGGTTCATGGGGCTTTGATAATCCCGAATTTATCGGAGAGTACCGTACTCAAAATATTGATGAAGTATGGGAACGTTATTTTGCTGCCATTACCGACATGGCAAAAAGTGGTTTATTTGATATCGTTGGCCATTTAGATCTCATAAAAGTCTTTAATTATTTGCCAAAAAAAGATGTCAGGATGATTGCAAAAGAGGCCATTAAAGCCATTAAAAAAGCCAATATGGCTATAGAATTGAACGCTGCTGGCTTTCGCAAACCAGTAGGAGAGCAATACCCAAGTCATCCACTGTTAGAGTTGATCGCTGAGCATGATATTCCAATTACTTTTGGTTCAGATGCCCATACAATCGATCATATTGGCTTTTTACAAGATGAACTTAGAGTGATCGCAAAAAATTACGGGTATAAAAAATGTGCAACTTATGAGAGTCGAGATCGAATATTGGTTAATTTTTAA
- the glnA gene encoding type I glutamate--ammonia ligase yields MGKFVNSVEEFFKYTTDNEVEFVDFRFTDMKGTWHHLTYTIESISAESFTNGIPFDGSSIDAWQPINKSDMLLKPEAETAFLDPFTADSTVVVFCDVFDIYKGELYEKCPRSIAKKTLKYLAETGLGDVAYFGPENEFFVFDDVKIRDDINCSYYEVDSEEGTWNSAKSFTDGYNTGHRPGTKGGYFPVQPIDSMVDLRAEMVQTLKQIGLEVFVVHHEVAQAQGEIGVKFGSLVEAADNVQKYKYVVKMVAHLNGKTATFMPKPLYGDNGNGMHVHQSIWKNGKNMFFKEGEYANLSDMARWYIGGVLKHARSVAAFTNPSTNSYKRLIPGFEAPSILTYSMQNRSASCRIPYGAGEKSVRVEMRFPDSTSCPYLAFASMLLAGIDGIKTKAEPVGPMDEDLFELTLDEIREKGINQMPHTLRGSLEALIRDNEYLKPVMTPEFLDTYQHYKFETQVWPDEARPTAFEFKTMYSC; encoded by the coding sequence ATGGGTAAATTCGTTAACAGTGTTGAAGAGTTTTTCAAATACACTACTGACAATGAAGTTGAATTTGTCGATTTTCGTTTCACTGATATGAAAGGAACATGGCATCATCTTACATACACTATTGAATCCATTAGTGCAGAATCTTTTACAAATGGTATCCCTTTCGATGGTTCATCCATTGATGCTTGGCAACCAATTAATAAATCTGATATGCTCCTTAAACCTGAGGCTGAAACAGCATTTTTGGATCCATTTACGGCTGATTCTACCGTTGTTGTTTTCTGTGATGTTTTTGATATTTACAAAGGTGAACTCTACGAGAAATGCCCAAGAAGTATTGCTAAAAAAACATTGAAATACCTTGCAGAAACAGGTTTAGGTGATGTAGCTTACTTTGGTCCAGAAAATGAATTTTTCGTATTTGATGATGTCAAAATCAGAGACGACATTAACTGTTCATACTACGAAGTAGACTCTGAAGAAGGTACTTGGAATAGCGCAAAAAGTTTCACTGATGGCTATAACACAGGTCACCGCCCAGGCACAAAAGGTGGATATTTCCCTGTTCAACCCATTGACTCTATGGTAGATTTACGTGCTGAAATGGTACAAACCCTTAAACAAATTGGTCTTGAAGTCTTCGTTGTTCATCATGAAGTTGCTCAGGCACAAGGTGAAATCGGCGTTAAATTTGGCTCTCTTGTTGAAGCAGCCGATAACGTTCAAAAATACAAATACGTTGTTAAAATGGTAGCACACCTTAACGGTAAAACTGCAACCTTTATGCCAAAACCACTTTATGGTGACAATGGTAACGGTATGCACGTTCACCAATCTATTTGGAAAAATGGTAAAAACATGTTCTTTAAAGAGGGTGAATATGCCAACCTTAGCGACATGGCACGTTGGTACATCGGTGGTGTCTTGAAACATGCACGAAGTGTTGCAGCCTTTACAAACCCATCAACCAACTCTTACAAACGTTTGATCCCAGGATTTGAAGCTCCTTCAATTCTTACTTACTCTATGCAAAACCGTTCAGCATCTTGCCGTATTCCTTACGGTGCGGGTGAGAAATCAGTTCGTGTTGAGATGCGTTTCCCTGACTCTACTTCATGCCCATACCTTGCATTTGCTTCTATGCTTCTTGCAGGCATTGATGGTATCAAAACAAAAGCTGAGCCTGTTGGACCAATGGATGAAGACTTATTTGAGCTTACACTCGATGAAATTAGAGAAAAAGGTATTAACCAAATGCCTCATACACTCAGAGGTTCACTTGAAGCGTTAATCCGTGACAATGAGTACCTTAAACCGGTTATGACTCCAGAATTTTTGGATACCTACCAACACTATAAATTTGAAACTCAAGTTTGGCCAGATGAGGCTAGACCTACAGCCTTCGAATTTAAAACAATGTACTCTTGCTAG